The genomic stretch CTCCCGATCAGCAGACAAAGCGACACCCTTCTTTAAAGAGCTCAGGAAAGCCttcaaattccagtgggatgagaaTGCACGCGGGCTTTTGAAGAGCTAAAAAAGTATCTGGAGACCTTGCCTTCTTTGTTCAAGCCTATTACGGGAGAGCCGCTCTGGGTCTACCTGTCAGCCACCCATGAGGCCGTGGGGGCAGTGCTGGTAAAAGAGCAAGACAATGTACAGTGGCCAGTGTACTTTTTCAGTCATTTACTAAAGGGAACTGAGTCTAGAAACACAGCTCTGGAAAATTTAGTTTACGGACTGGTGCTCATGGCCTGACGTCTAAGGCCTTATTTTCTGGCGCATCCCATCACGATCCTGACCAATATCACCATGGGTAAAGCCCTCACTAATGTAGAGGTCGCGGGTCGGCTTATCAAGTGAGCGACAGAATTGAGAGAGTATAATATAGTTTATCAACCTTGCACGACTATTAAAGCGCAGGCCTTAACTGATTTCTTGACCGAGATTCATCAAAATGATTACGAAGAAACTTAGaaggtatatgtggatggatcggcTACACAGCAGGGAAGCGACGTCAGAGTTCTTCTGATATCCCTCAAGAATACATCTTGCAGCTAGCCGTACGGTTGAACTTCAAAGCCactaataatgaggcagagtatgaggctttATTGGCAGGGCTGCATGCAGCCCGGCATGTGAGAGCTGCCCGAGTAATCATCTACTCGGATTCTCAATTAGCAACCCAGCAGGTAGCAAGCAACTTTGGGATCAATAGTTATAAGCTGCAAGTATATCGAGAGGCTTATGAGAAAATGAAAGAAGAGTTTAAGGAGGTCACGGTGAGCAAGATTCGCAGAACAGAGAATGGTCGAGCTGACGAGTTAGCCAAAATGGCTAGTTCTATGACCACATGGATCTTGGACAAGTCAATAGCGCAGACCTTCCTCATAGCTCAAATAGATCTTCAGAATAACATGGATGAGCCTATTGATTGGAGAGCACCGATGATCAGTTACCTTCAGCGGGGCATCTTGCCACCTAACATTGAGGAAGCATGCTGGTCAGGAAAAAGGCTCACGCTTACACCATGATAGGAGATCAGTTATATAAGCAGGTATTTTCCAGGCCTTTACTCAAGTGTTTAAATATGGAAGAGGCGGAGCATGCCTTACAAGAAATACATCGAGGGTGTTGCGACAGTCACGCTGGAGGCAGAACATTAGCTCGCAGGGTGCTGTTGGCCGgctatttctggcctaccttacAGAAGGATGCTCAGCAGTTGGTGAGCACTTGCTTATCTTGCCAGAAACATCAGAATCTGACACATATGCCCACCTCAATGCTACAGACGTCCATAGTTTCTtatccctttgatcagtggggtatggatattgtgggaccattCCTTATGGCACTCGGTCAGAAGTGATTTCTGCTTGAGGCGgtggactacttttccaaatgagTAGAAGCCGAAGTCCTGGCCAGAATTAAAGAGggagggagcttcgtgcaccgggctgcacTTTTTTAATTATGTGTATAACATATTTATTTActagtgaattttatatttacattattGTTCAATATTTTATCCACTATAGttttgttagtgaaatattttaatagaaattccctatatatatatatatatatatatatatatccaaagcGCCTTACTTTGGTAAGGCATGCGCCCCACCTTGTGTATTGCGCCTCAGGCCCCATGACACTTATGCTCTTTTAGACATCTCACGCCTTAAATAACTATGAACTAGGCTAAGAAAGCAAGTTGAACTGCAAATGACCTTGTGAGATAAGTCAATAAACATGGTCAGACCTACTAACTATGTTAACTTGACCAATTAGCATGTCTAACACATCTTGCCTTGGCCAACCTAGTCTAGGCTGAATGATCCGCTCACATAGTAAGGTACACTCAACTTGGCCCAAATTGCCCAGCCTAATCAATCACAAGTGGGAGCAATTGACAATGTGAGATTGACTGCCAATCAGTTCGCACAAGTTGCCAAACCCAAGCAGCTCAAATGACTGGATCAGCTCATTAGACCCACCTAGCAGCTAGGCCAACGGAGTCACATAGTCACAAAACACATACTGTTACAGGTGGAATGCTCATTGCTCTAATATTATGGAATAAAATCAATTATTCATGTGGAATGGTCATTCCAATACTAAAATAACCGATAAATAGAAGAATACAATTACGCTAAGACAATGTCATTAACCTCATTGTACCTAACAAATGCAACTTCAGTTCATTGTTGAAGTTGCAATTTTGAGTCGAAATACAAACTCTACAATGAGGAACCTATCTTATATTGGCTCCTCCCTgttattgacttaacttgagcaAATTTGGATATGCATAATGTACAGCCTAAACATTTTCCTTTTGTGTGAACTTCACAAAGAAATAGGAACAACCTGTTTTCATACGCATAAATGAATATTAAAGCATGTAGGGCATTGATCCTTGGAGTTGGTCTGTCTATTCTCTGCCTCCAGCACACTAAATTGTTGTGAGCTCTTGCATTACTCAGGATGAGAGAAGTGATTTTGATTTCAATtctattgaattttctttaccaaaCTAATTTGGTCCTTTTAAAGTGCCTAAAGTTTCATTAGCAAATTGTCTGATTTCTCACAActcttttcatttatttttaaGTAAAACCTGTATATTTCATCACTCTTAAAATAGTAATCTTGGGCTCATCTATATTggtcaaaaagaaaaataaaaaaaaatcttgaataTAAATTGATAAGAATTAAGTTGTTATCAATCTAGATTCTCACCTTccataataaaatatatttaatacaaAGAGAAGCAATAACTTTGGAGGACAAAATAAGGTTGGTGAGAAAACTTCCAATGAAATTGGAACATGCTCTTGGTCTTCATTCAACTTACCTAAGCCTCATGAACTAGGCTAAATCTCATACATacataaaagaaagaaaattgaaCTGAGACAACTGACTCTGCATGATCTCAAACTACTAAACTAccaaagaattaaataaaaatagagtAAAATGTGGACAAACACTCACCAAACATTTGAATGGAGGCACAACACCTTCAAGATCCTCTCGAAGAACAGAATTGGTGCTAATAATACCTTTCAGAATGATAGTAATACTGTCCTCGTTGCTGAAATGACATAAAAAGTTCCAGTTATGATCATAACAAGGCGAACAGCATGACAAAGAAGTAAGAGAGTTGCAGTAAAAATGCATCCAACATAAAAAAGGAAAACAGGTCATATGCAGACCTTGAAGCACCAGCATCCACAAAAGCAGAAGGACGGATGCTCACAGTCGGTATAGCAATATTTGTCACAATAAATTTCTCAGGTCTATCAGACATATTAAGCAATTCACAATCCTGCAGCACAGGGTGAAAATTTAGACAACCAATTTTCAGCAAAAAGCAtaatttttcattttgaaaataagCATCTACCTCATCAAGCATTTTTTTGAAAAGAGAGAGTACAATAATAGGACTTAGAAGGTGTGCAATGTGCAAAGATTTGCTACTGATGTGAGACATTGCAGCAATAACTTCATCTTTGCTTCCATCAATAGTTCTTGAAAAATCATGAGCAATGGCTAATGaagattttgtttttttaacaacacctacattataagaaataaataaacaagcatctcAGAATAGCACGAAGATAACACACTGTATGTGTTAATTTCAAACTTGTGTATCAAGGATGATGCATGTATCAACTCCAAACATAAATATCAAGATTGATGTATAAATTTCAAATGTTATCAAGCATAATGTGTCTATCAATTACTGCATCATCACCATTGTACCCCATCCGTCTTCTCTTCAGTAATCCTTCCATTCTAAGGAGATTGGATCCTCTATTTTAGGTGATCTTCCACCTTTGTGTTGCCACAACATTGGAGGAGGATTGGAAAGGTTttaatcaaggtttaaaattttgacctaTGCAGAGGTTTTGGTCCTGGACCGGAACGATACAATTTCGGTACCGAGTCGTGTTCTGCCGATATACttttagtattttttaaatataaaatatattaattaaaaaataaaatatttaacataaatatttaaaaaataaacaatataaaaataatctttaaaaaaaggaaaagacatgaaaattgataaataaataaatacaaattttattataatttttaaattaaaataaatgatatataaaattaattagataattttattagggtttaataaagcatctttagattatctccatcatagctaggagttgattaaaagaattaacctaagtttaattaaaaaaaatccaaaatctgACACCACTCGCGAGCTCGCGCGACTTTAGCACTGCCGCGGGGTTGCGCGACCCCTTAGCCATGTCCACGAGGATCGCGTGACTCCTCTGGCGCGACCGCGATGGTCGTGCAACCCCTTTGCAGTGGCCGCAAGTCGTGTGGCGCCTCTGCGGCGACAACGGAAGGGTTATGCGACTCCTCCGTTGCTGTTACATGGTCGAGCGACCCCTCCGTTACGGTCATGGGGTCGCTCAACATGTCGCAGTCGTTGCGGGTCTGGTGTCGGAGTCGTGCCAGTGTCGATCGCCGAGCGGAACGAGATGTTTCGCCCATTTCGATCGTCTCGACACAAcgctttaaaccatgattttaATACAGAGTGGCCTTAAGAGAGAAGGTAGAAGAGGAGAGTTATAAAGATTAAAAACGGATATTGTTGTCTTTTTGTTCTATTCGAGTTATTCATCCTTTCATTCATCCTCCAAAGCAAATAGGTGAATGGAAGGATGAGTGAGTGGATCTTTCTATTCAGTCATTCGTCCTAGTAAACAATCCCCTAGGTGTAACAATAATTATgtaaataaattatgattttacAATATATGTAACTGCATATGTATTATATTGAGTAATATTATACCTTGACTATGAAATTGATATATTTGTGCAAGAAACTGGTCAGTACTGATACCCTTCTGTTCCTACTAGAGATCAAAATTAGTAttgaaatcaaaatttaattttttattttttttaaatgtaagaTTAGAAATTGGTTTTTTCAATTTGAAGTTAGAGGATAAAAGCTAAGAACAATTGAAGATAAACTTGAGATGATGTGTAAACGTGGGTAGGTAAAATGTTTGTAAGAAGGGGCAACATTCTAATCAGAGTGAGATAAACTTGCAATATGTACTAGCACCTAAGGAGGGGATGGGGAAATAATATGGTTCTGCGACAAAAGAACATGGAACCAAATTCACCGTATTTCTGTTTGAAGATACTAAAATAACAAATATAAAAATGTATGAAAACTAGGATAATAAAACTTTACCAAAAATGAAAGTTGAAAATGATGCTCATTTTAAAAGGGAATAGATGAGACAAACAATAATAACAGCACAGGTTTACTAACCATTTTTACTTCCACACCATGGACAAATAGAAAGTTTGCACCTGTCTCTGATTTTCGTCATAAGGGCATTTTTCATAGCTACATCAGCTTTAGGATTCCTCATCTTTTTCAAATAGGTCTTACGATCATCCTCCACAAGAAGAATTCGACTAAGGCCTGATAACATGATTAAAGTAGCAAGATAAGTACAGAATCCTAAGAGCTGAGACAGGATTCTCACATGGTGTTGAAGTCATAATTCTAGCACCATGAAATTTAGAATGAGGGCTCCAAATCATTTGTTTGCTTGTTTAAACAACCTACCAAATGCATCCTTCGGATGAAAATTAAGCAGCTCAATACGTATAAAATGCATTTGGATTTGATCACTAACGGTGAGTAGTAAACAATCATTtttaacaactaataaaaaaatgtttacaaTTAAACATTCTTTTTGCTAATAATATGGCCTAGATCAACCACTAAGAAGAGCACTAAATTTATTCAAGCCATATTATTATCAATATATTCTTTAGAATCCTATGAGCAGAGTATATCAAATACATGATCCTCAATCGAAAATACCATGATTGACTTTAAATTGATAGAATTTAAGACACGATTAACTTTAAATTGATAGAATTGAGGACCTAATTATGCAGACACGAGATTCAAGCTAAACATTACAAACATGTATATGCTTATGCGATTGAGGATGAAAAAACAATTATGAAAACTATATTCTTGTTAGTTGTAAATACTTATGttcttgattttttaaaaaaaaataaaaaggagtaCCTTGCATATGCACTCTAAAATATTCAGTATAGAATTGAAAAAGCCAACATTAAAAACAAGAAGCGTCAACTTTAGATATCCAAAATGTCCAGGACACTCAGAGAAATTGCCATGGCATGTAGTACAAACTCCAGCCTTGTTTGCTGCACCCTACATTTTACATTTAGTAAGTAATACTCAAAATCAGAATGATTTAGCA from Zingiber officinale cultivar Zhangliang chromosome 5B, Zo_v1.1, whole genome shotgun sequence encodes the following:
- the LOC121986333 gene encoding DNA-directed RNA polymerase III subunit 1-like isoform X1, whose protein sequence is MQGLSRILLVEDDRKTYLKKMRNPKADVAMKNALMTKIRDRCKLSICPWCGSKNGVVKKTKSSLAIAHDFSRTIDGSKDEVIAAMSHISSKSLHIAHLLSPIIVLSLFKKMLDEDCELLNMSDRPEKFIVTNIAIPTVSIRPSAFVDAGASSNEDSITIILKGIISTNSVLREDLEGVVPPFKCLGLHTRQQLRTA